Sequence from the Penaeus chinensis breed Huanghai No. 1 chromosome 5, ASM1920278v2, whole genome shotgun sequence genome:
tcttctttttctttttcttcttcttgttctcattttcctgattttcttcaacgactttcttctttttcttatgacTTTCCTCTGTTGGTATTTCCATTTCTGGTTCTTggtattcttcctcctcctctgttgttTTTTCATCAATTCTCTCCTCTGTGAATGTTTCTGTTTCTACTTCTGGTTCTTGATGTCCTTCAATGGCTGctaacttcttctttttcttcttctttttctttggtgtttCAACTTCCCCATTCTGGTCTTCTTTgacttcatcctccttctcctcctcctcctcctcctttctcttcttcttaggGGATTTTGTATTGGCTCCTTCTAATTCGCGCTTTTTCCGAGATCTTTCTGTGTTCTCTCCATCGTCTAGTTCAGTGCTACCTTCACCTAACATGCTCTCCTGCTCTTCTAGCTTCTTCTGTCGTCTTAGCTTCTTCTTCaggttcttttgtcttttcttttcttcctctgcttctaaAATATCTTCTGGAtttctgaaaatatatttttcaaatgtTACAATTCAGCAATTTACATCCATTGCTGATCAATGACTGAACATTATAAATTCATGTCCCACAGAAAAATGGGTCACATTAAATGAAGATATGttcaataataatttcataagCCAATATTCAATAACCCATGcagagtaaatgaaagaaaatcaataacaaGAATGCCTTAGAtattatgtaaaagaaaaaacaaaacaaaacaaaaaataataataataataataataattaataaaaaaaaaaggatgataataataacaataatgataatgataataataaaaaatcaaatcaaatatttgAGTTCATGACTAAGTTTTCTTGCTGCAGTATTTAGTGCCTATATGACTGATTTAAGCCAAAATTTGGCCATATTGAGGACTCACTCGGCAAAAAGACTGGGAAGAATTTTCTGCTTAATGTGCAGCATCTCTGCACGCTGCCTATAATTGATCCGATCTCTCTTCTCCATTGCATCTGTTCTGTCATGTCTTAATATCTGTCTAATTGGGATCCATTTCTGGAGCTCAGTAACACCAGCGTTGAGAATCTAGAAAAAAATCACGTGATTGTTAGCATTCTATATAATGAAATTgataggggaaaaaatataaatacacattacttATATAAAGtattaaataaatgtgtttgaGTGACAATGTGTGAATGAgttagtgagcgagtgagtgcatgtatgcttccatacatataaatgtgcatgtacatgtgtgcgctTGAGTGACTGCGTACATATAAATGTTCatctatgtgtgtgagcgtgtgagtgagtgtgtctggaTTGTAGATAATGATAAGTGTAAAAATTCATAATCTACAAACCTCTTCAGTTGACAGACCAAAGTCATTTGCCTCTACTTTCCGATATTTATACCGGCATGGCACTCCTCCCACAATGTCTTCAAAGTCGAGATTGTAATACTCATTAAAATAGGAGTCAAAATCCTTCTCATCAGGGTTAAACACAGGCTTCTTTTTCTTGAGTGCCCGAGCAAACTTTGACTTTCTTCTGCGATTAACTCTGGATGAGGATTCTGTAACTTCCTGCTGGTTGTTCTTGGATTCTTCATTTGGATCATAATCAGCATCCATCTagacaaaatgataataccattagAACTTCACCATCactctatctacttacctaagCCACTCCTCTCATTAAACAATACTCAATATTATACAATAATATGAACAACCTGGACAAAAGTTAAACTTTTGTAGTATGCTGTCCATTTCTGGTATTCTTTTACATATAGCAATGTTAGATAGAGCAAATTATAATCAagttaaaaaatataatcaaattaatGTTAAGCAATTTCATTGGAAAAGAGAAACTTAATAATATCCTTTCTAATGACACAACTGAAAATTGTCCAAAGTAAAGATGCCAAGTTGAAGCTATATCTGACTGCGACAAAATTTCCATTTCGGATCTTGACCTTTTCTTTGGTTAATCTACAGTTCTCTGTGTTACATGATAACTGCAAGTCAAAAAATTACTCGATCAATACTTACATTCTGGAAAAAGAATTAAAAGTAAAATACTCACATTGAAATTTTCATAATCAAAGTTCTCATCATAGTCctgttcttcttgctcttccccaTCATCACACTGGTCTGagtcatcacctcctcctcccacaacaCTCTTCCCGTATTTATCCACATATTCATCATAATCCTCTGTAATGCATCATAGGAGAACAGGTTGTAATAACTATGCCATTAAGTTTAAGGTAcactaattaatataaatatttttattgttgtgtgtgcAAAGCTGTGCATGTTGAAATTAGTAGGTGTAGTGCTTGTCTTTGTAGATCTGTAGGCAGAAGGGTGTTAAAGAATATCTATGGTGTTAATACTAGAAACAATAGAATCAGTGAAAGGGAAGAACACATATAGGTATTCCACAAAATGATTTCCTAAATTTCCAACAGCTAATTCGCCCAAACTATACAGATTCAACACTCTGTAAAAGGATTTACCGTTACTTAGCAAACTTACTgagatcatcgtcatcatcgctaAACACTGGCTTTCTATCATCCTCGTCCTCCATGTTGTAGTAGTTATCCCCAAACATGTTAGCCATCTTAGCATCGTGCGCCTCCGGGTCAAAGTCTTCCTCCAGTTCATCATTCTGACAAATGTAATGGAGATGAATTATCaagttgaaaaaaggaaaagtgggaAAAAGAAATGGGGGTAACAAGTACTCCTAGAGTATAGTAATAAAAGACAAACttttgtggtttttgtttttctacttaCACCTAAATCTATATCCTCATTTCCTGAAGCTTGTTTGATCTTCTGAATTTTGTCTTGAATCTCCTGATATTTGAGGGATTTCAGTCGAGCAATCTCCtgtcttttttgctctttttcttccttcttccgtttTTCATAGGCTTCACGcacctcctttcttttctgtttttttgctcGGAGTGAATCCTCAATATTTCTTGGATAGTGCTTCAGGAATTCCTGCTCTGGTTCTTCAAACCTGGAAATAATGCAACAAGAaaggacaatagtaatgatgatgcaactattactacaactaattccccgggtaaaacaataataaattgaaaaaaaaaaaaaaaaaaaaaaaaaaaaaatatatatatatatatatatatatatatatatatatatatatataactggaatAAGCAAGGTTGAAAGAAATTTTGCTACTTCCTCTTTTTCACAATAACTTACCTGAATCTATATTGTCTGTCAAAATCGTCCATTTTTTCCAAGGTCTTTTCATCATCTGACAAAGTTTCCTCATCAATGACGGTTTCATTATATGCTCGCTcgaccttcccatcctcctcttctagaTATCTGAAACAATATTTCAGTTAActgtaaaatcaaacaaatacataGTCACTGGGAAACTGAtgtcatatacattcataagatAAGCATATGATTATTCTTCTGACATAAAATTAAGCCACTTATCCTTACTTTTGGTTGAGGAAAAAGTCAGCAAGCCACTTCTCATCCTTCGAGATGTTTGGGTTGCTCCACTTATCTCTCAGGGTCTGCAGAATGgcctcatcctccttatcctttAGGGACTTCTTCTTACCTTTGACGAAGTTAATTACATCTTCCTTTTGGGGGAAAAAACAAAGGCTTTGCCTTGATAAGAGGAACACAAACTTAAAACATAAAGGATGAGGTTTTGATTTAAATGACAGAAGTAACAGGGTAAAAGACATATCTCAAATGATTTTATCCATTGaatacttggaaaaaaaaaaaataaaaaataaaaaaatatatatatatttatacatatatcaataaaaggAAAGGTCCatacttcatcctcctcttcatgttttttttctactttctgtgACTCTTTAACTTTAAAAAGCCCCGATGTGAAGAGGTCGTCATCATCACTGCTCTCCACGTCATTCTTGAAGCCATTGATAAGGTCATCGTTTGTCCTAAATGAAACGTTCTTCTTTCTGCTGGATCTTCTGCGCAAAATTAGTTTTTAATGAATCTTCAACCTGTATTCATATTTCTATTGGATATATTACTTCAGTcctagaagatagaaagaaaaaacaaaagaaaaaacaaaaacaaaaaaaaaacatggcttaTCTGAACAGAACCCAGAGCTCACCAGACTGGCCAAAcacttaccctcttcctcttcgtcatcttcaGTCTCCCTCCATGGTCTAGGATAATGTGACGCTCATAATCTTTAAGTGTCATGggcttctcctctttttccttcttctttttcggtCCATAATCTTCCTCAGTAAAGAATGGCTTGCCTTTCAAGTCACTGTATTCTTTTGACTGTATTGCACTGAGGGCCTTGAGGAAAGCTTTGTTGAACTTGGGGTTGTCGGgctgaaaaggaaaagatataacTTGATAAATTAATACAGAAATAATCTGTCTTATTGCAAATAatccatataacacacacacacacacacacacacacacacacacacacacacacacacacacacatctaccaatgggtatatttttacttatactgtttatgtttatatctaggTACGTGTATGCATCattgttttaaaaagaaaatgtggtACATATAATCCACGAAAGTATATGCAAAATATACTGCTCAACTTATTCAAACATCATCAATAGCATTTAGTTAGCATTACACACATccaaaaatgaaaattaacacACCTCAGCAAATTCATCATCCGAAGAGGAGCTTTCAGACTCTTCAAGATCATCAACATCTCCATACTTGTCTTTCActgaaagaagaaaacatgagCAATGAAAccaggaaaatataataaaaagtaatcttataattatataaatacagatttCAAGATTTATGAATTAGGtaatatagatacagattgaCAAAGGCATAAATTTACTTACACTTTTGCAGTTCTTCATTTCGTCTCCATCCATCATATTTGGAAGCATACTGTTCGTTTATGTGAAATTCATCATCCACACCATCCTCATCGAAGATATTTTTCATAGACATACTGCAGAAAGATCAGAATCTTCTGTTATTCATTTTCTCCAGATATCTGACACCTGGGTCATTTCTTCTATTCATGAAAAACTGTACCATTACCTTAGTATTAAAAGACTCTTACACTGCATACTACTACAGAATATTCTTAGCTCTATACCTCCAAGTTGGTTTAAATGATAAAAGACATAAACTCCAGGACAGCACATAAATATCCCATATATGTGCCAATAAAATCCTGATTTGTAACTCTGATTCAAACAAGAATTCAGCCTTAATGCTATTTTTCAGCCTATACTTCTGCAAAAGCAGCAGGTCGCTAAGATAATCAAGGCATGACTTTAATGTCTGTGGTGAGATGGCCATTCTTAGTATGGCATGACACATATCCCATCCAGAGGTATAGGATTAAGAGTTGCATATTTCTAAAGAAAAGATCTGATTGTAAATTAtctaaaaatgattttaaaattaCCTAATTTATTATATCTTCTTACAATCCACATCCAATTTGTTAACCCTATTCTATTTGCAAAGTATGTATTCTACTTTTACTTACAAAATCTAAAATTTATCATGGATGTCAAAAActtatctatatttttccttCCAGTAATTTCTACAATAGGACCACATTAAGCTCTGGCATCTACACAATGATCATGGGTTCACTATCCCTGAGC
This genomic interval carries:
- the LOC125025588 gene encoding protein KRI1 homolog, producing MSMKNIFDEDGVDDEFHINEQYASKYDGWRRNEELQKLKDKYGDVDDLEESESSSSDDEFAEPDNPKFNKAFLKALSAIQSKEYSDLKGKPFFTEEDYGPKKKKEKEEKPMTLKDYERHIILDHGGRLKMTKRKRKYEYRRSSRKKNVSFRTNDDLINGFKNDVESSDDDDLFTSGLFKVKESQKVEKKHEEEDEEDVINFVKGKKKSLKDKEDEAILQTLRDKWSNPNISKDEKWLADFFLNQKYLEEEDGKVERAYNETVIDEETLSDDEKTLEKMDDFDRQYRFRFEEPEQEFLKHYPRNIEDSLRAKKQKRKEVREAYEKRKKEEKEQKRQEIARLKSLKYQEIQDKIQKIKQASGNEDIDLGNDELEEDFDPEAHDAKMANMFGDNYYNMEDEDDRKPVFSDDDDDLKDYDEYVDKYGKSVVGGGGDDSDQCDDGEEQEEQDYDENFDYENFNMDADYDPNEESKNNQQEVTESSSRVNRRRKSKFARALKKKKPVFNPDEKDFDSYFNEYYNLDFEDIVGGVPCRYKYRKVEANDFGLSTEEILNAGVTELQKWIPIRQILRHDRTDAMEKRDRINYRQRAEMLHIKQKILPSLFAENPEDILEAEEEKKRQKNLKKKLRRQKKLEEQESMLGEGSTELDDGENTERSRKKRELEGANTKSPKKKRKEEEEEEKEDEVKEDQNGEVETPKKKKKKKKKLAAIEGHQEPEVETETFTEERIDEKTTEEEEEYQEPEMEIPTEESHKKKKKVVEENQENENKKKKKKKKKKNKEEAEEEEVKAQDVSEVIKPPRKEKRKWKKNGKEDPFLQGICDARLAAYGANPKKIKNRVKYGKKSVD